Proteins found in one Balneola sp. genomic segment:
- a CDS encoding beta-mannosidase: protein MNAMKSFGRHSLILISAMLFFACQTQITPVEDESDLLIDKEATAETKALYKNLKELAQTKVLYGHQDDLAYGYSWWAESGRSDVKEVTGSYPAVYGWDVGDIRQIDKTTNLDNIEWDNMKRWIKEGYERGGIITISWHMNHPVTDGNTWDKTPAVAAIIPGGEQHEKFKGWLDVFADFVSDLKGESGEAIPVIFRPYHEHTGSWFWWGEEQTSVEDYITLWRFTVEYLRDEKGIHNLLYAYSPDNQAGREFSNYMNKYPGDDYVDVLGMDDYGSMNGRDPSEFSNELAWLVEEAEKRNKIAALSETGVEAIPDPLWWSNQVIPSFTNNPKAKGIAYILTWRNANYEREQRDHFYASHPGHDSAPDMKTFRDHELFVFEDELPDLYSLN, encoded by the coding sequence TTGAATGCTATGAAATCATTTGGAAGACATTCTCTAATTCTTATATCGGCAATGTTATTCTTTGCCTGTCAAACTCAAATAACTCCTGTTGAGGATGAGAGCGATCTCCTCATCGATAAGGAAGCTACCGCTGAAACCAAAGCTTTATATAAAAACCTGAAAGAATTGGCCCAAACAAAAGTGTTGTACGGCCATCAGGATGATCTGGCTTATGGCTATTCATGGTGGGCTGAATCCGGGAGATCAGACGTGAAAGAAGTAACAGGCTCTTATCCTGCGGTATATGGTTGGGATGTAGGTGATATCCGGCAGATCGACAAAACCACCAATCTTGATAATATCGAATGGGACAATATGAAGCGCTGGATTAAGGAGGGATACGAGCGAGGAGGTATTATCACCATTAGTTGGCATATGAATCACCCGGTTACAGATGGAAACACCTGGGATAAAACTCCCGCTGTAGCTGCTATTATACCTGGTGGTGAACAACATGAGAAATTTAAAGGATGGCTCGATGTCTTTGCCGATTTCGTCTCTGATCTAAAAGGAGAAAGCGGGGAGGCAATACCTGTTATTTTTAGACCGTATCATGAACATACCGGTTCCTGGTTTTGGTGGGGAGAGGAGCAAACGTCAGTGGAAGACTATATCACACTCTGGAGATTTACTGTTGAATATTTAAGAGATGAGAAAGGAATTCATAATCTGCTTTATGCTTATTCGCCAGATAATCAGGCTGGAAGAGAATTTTCGAACTATATGAATAAATACCCCGGCGATGACTATGTTGATGTTTTGGGAATGGACGACTATGGAAGTATGAATGGCAGAGATCCTTCTGAGTTCAGTAATGAGTTGGCTTGGTTAGTTGAAGAAGCCGAAAAGAGAAATAAAATTGCTGCTCTTTCTGAAACAGGAGTAGAAGCTATTCCCGACCCTTTGTGGTGGAGTAACCAGGTAATTCCATCTTTCACAAATAATCCAAAAGCAAAGGGAATTGCCTATATACTCACCTGGAGAAATGCGAATTACGAACGCGAACAACGAGATCACTTTTATGCTTCTCATCCTGGTCATGATAGCGCGCCCGATATGAAAACATTCCGTGATCATGAGCTATTTGTGTTTGAAGATGAATTGCCAGATCTGTATTCGTTAAACTAA